The sequence atatgtagtgtgaacaacaaaataattctccccctttttgtcaatataaattggcaaaggtacgaaaactagcgggatcataataaaattctcaaagagatacttcatgactaaaagcgaacatatcaactttgttttgatgattccacatagtcgaaacttagtgtattcatcaaggagtttataaagatacaagataactcctgcaatattccacagccgcactccccacaaagatttggcaattacgcacaagttcaattaagaactctcccccataaaatgtcattcccgaaagaacaacaagagcgaccttacttttacaagaaaagaaggatttctttggacattaacaaatcacatgaaacatgaatttgtatccagtaaaatcaattaaattaaccacaaaggaaccttaatgattaatttaatcggaaatgctcaacataagaaaacttacggagtcgtACAATACTTTcaatagaagtggatcagggaaagatcaatactccggaatattcaaagattcattctatttttcatcaatatttgcataatgatgcCATAcacttaatctttgacatataattcaaaagttcattctattttccatcaatatttgcataatgacacaatagacttaacttttgacatatatgggacaatcatagttcacggacgtaaacacatgaTGTGGTATCAAAGTTGTTGTGGTAATAGTTCGTTCaggacttgtgaaagcaatagattttagacttaatgaaacttaaaaataaacaaaacttaattcaaaatttgattttaagaTATTAAAATAGACCAAGGCTCCGGATTCCACTGTTCCTTCTATTTGATTggtttataatgatatttctgaaattattattaagctcttttttctcattaattcactaataatctataaggtgtccaaatattaaattgtaatccctaagcatgaattatcaaagaattGATTCTAAGCATAACACATCGaaatgattcacaactaattaagaaaaccaattttatctttatgttgatcctagtgaattaaataaaattaataattaaagaaattgtaAAAGAAATTACCAATCAAGAGCGAATGAATAGTTTCCTCCGTTGCCTCAGTCACcgggtattttagccgctcatcatgttgaaaaccctctcaaagaatttatttatgctcaaaaatggtttacaaatgatgaataaaggagaaatgatgaaaaaccgggtttgcaacaattatatttgttacaaaccaactgTTAAAAAGAACGGTACAAATATTCTGTCGTTAACGCTGTAGCTTAACGACTGTCTATAGGGGTcgatgttctttgtgttcttcagcttatgcagcagcagaaaagaattCTCTGCAGCTCTGATTTACGCACTTTTCTTCTCCCAACTCCCGTAACCTCTTCCTGACTCCCGTAGACCCTTTATATACCCAACAGCGACCGGAAGCACGCTCAACCACTTCCAAAAATCTTGTCATCactcgacagtaaagaaaattATCTCCGGATATTTCCTTTCCTTTCTTGCTTCATccatgcatctgcagctgtccaaccttccttatttatCTATTTCACGCTCCTTCCTATTTCCCGAGTCATCATACATGTGTAGAACACACTCAAATTCATGCGATCCCGTGAAATACTCCTCTGTTGAACGTgttaccctgttttcttctcgcggaatatccatcCAAACTGGATCGAATCTAACACCTCTATCATCCTTGTCTAGCCCATAGGAAcatacccaatcaatttcagctttTTAGTCTCCCTAAAACTCCTTCAAAATCGCAACcctaatctgccagttttgacttccattttcccgccaattttcagaatttcaaatgttgaagacgggtgccccttatccgagaCATGAGGTGCGAATaacaggtgtccaactgaggtgccatttatccaaaagtgagcgtccgaataacacgtgtcctccgggtgctttagacaacttttcgagccgatttttccaataaatggttattccccaaaaatacctatacACACATAAACcaccacaataagtacaaaaatgagcactaacaatacagaaaattgaggacaacttagacacaagaatgtgtctatcaacacacatatcccataacattatttgctatatataaaaccaataaagattaatactgcaaaatcatcttacaAATAACTTAgaacttaaataaataaatctaaaaacattgcaagatgaaaatcgttggaaatagctatgtgtaatcacaatatatgttatttcaaaccctagttatccttcttaaaacacaagaataaattctcataagaagtttcctagacattaagacctatgaaaaattctttatcgtccccgaactccttgtcgtcaacagccattggaacataaggttcatgaagaaaagattcaattctaacaaaccttcttgactgatactgaaccagggccttctgaatttcaagagttcttaaaaaaatatcttttatttgttgaatctccttccttgtttccttcaactcttcaagaacatgtCATAGTATTTTGTATGTTATAACTCTCTTAATGGCACCCTGTCTGCCCATATAACTCTTTGTGTGCTGTAATAACTAGGGTAGGGATTGGTTAGTGTGTGTCCGATCAGATAGTGACATGTGTATACTATCTGACCGTTAGAGTTTGGTTAATGATTGCTTTTAAAAGTTGTAAGAACCTTCTCTTCTTCCTTAATGAAAGTTTATTTTTAGCTAAAATAGAAAAGGTTGTGTTCGTTAGGAACCAGAGTTACgattcctggtaattggtgttcAATTTGTACTGAGTACAGTACATTTTGACATCAGAGCCATCCTAAAACTCCACTATGGGAGCTTCCGATCCAAAAACAGTGAAAGATCTATTCGAAATCATTCAACGAGACCGTCAAATTATTGATGAAAAATTCAGTACCTTATCTATTGAATCTAAAGCAACAACGGAAACCTGCAAGGAGACAGCCGAATCTGTCAAAACTCTTACTACTCAGCTTGCAGCGTTACTCagatcatctccaccaccatctGGATCTGGTGTTCAAGATCCAATCAATCATGGCGGCGACTCTTTTCACCAGAATAATCCAGTCTTTGGTACCTTCCTTCCTAACGCGTCAACCCAACACCTAAATCGAGCACCAAAGCTTGATTTTCCTAGACTTGACGGTGACAATCCGAGGGGTTGGATTCAAAAATGTGATCgttatttttttttgcacaacATCGAAGAACAACGTAAAGTGGATATTGCAGCCATACATCTTGACGGAAAGGTAGATAAGTGGTTCTTAAATTTCCAAGTGGGTCGTCATCGCATTCTCTGGTATGATTTTGCTCACAGTATTTGTTCTAGATTCGAAAATCCGGTTGATGAGAATTTTGTTGGGTCTTTTAATAAACTGATGCAATTGAATTATGTGAAGGAATATTTTGACCAATTTGAAGCACTTAAGGCCTTAATGCTTGCCCATAATCCATCCTTGGATGAACGTTATTTCATTTTGAGCTTTATCAGTGGCCTTAAGGAAGAGATTCGCAACTCAGTTTATATGTTTAACCCTCAATCTTTGAGTCATGCTTTTTCATTAGCCAGAATGGAGGAACAAAAACACCAATCACTCCCTAAATTCAACAAACCCTCTTATACGTCGTTTTCTTCATCCAGACCTTATTCTTCACCAAATTTTCCTCccaaacccatcatcactaatgCCAATTTCTCTAAATCGGCACCCACCACCCCAAAATCTTACTCTCCTACCAACACAAAACCTTCTTCATCTTCACCAATCCTGCGAAGGTTAACACCAGAACAAATGCGTTTGAGGAGAGACAAAGGTTTGTGTTACAATTGCGATGAAGTTTAAAAGTTTGGGCACATTTTCAAAGGAAGACCACAACTATTTATGGTCCAAGCTGAATATTCTGATACTCCAGATACTGAGACAGATGAGGAAGTATTTGAGGAAGCTGTCGAATCTCCAATGGAATCTGATATGGATATTTCACTCCATGCTCTTACTGGTAATACGAATGGTGATATTATACGTATTCCTGGTTTTCTTGAACGCCATTATATATCTATTCTTGTCGATACGGGTAGCACTACTAGCTTTATTGATTGTGCCTTAGCTGCTAAGCTCAATTGTAAGGTGGAGTATATTGCGCACATGTTGGTGACAGTTGCAAATGGTGAGAAAACAGTCAGCACATGCACTTGCCCACAACTTTCTTGGACTACGCAGGGCTCTCGTTTCACAGAAGACTTTCGACTGCTACCACTTGGGGGGTGTGATATGGTCTTAGGGGATGACTGGTTGCGCAAGCTAGGTGATGTGGTATTTAATCTTTCTAAACTCAGCATTTCTTTTCTTCATGATGGGAAACAGATCACCTTAACTGGTACTCCCTCCCCTCCCTCCTTATTATCAATGAGTAGTGCAGCTGTTTAGAATTGTTTCACCAAAACTACACATGGGCTTATTGGTCAGCTGTTTTATGTATCTACTTCCACTCCTACACCTTCATCCCCTCCACCTTTGTTACCACTTCTTAATGAATTTCAAGACATTTTTGCTGAACCCACCTCATTGCCTCCTCATAGAGCTTTGTATCATTCTATTCCCTTGAAACCTGATTCGCAACCACCTAATCTCAGACCCTATAGGTGCCCTTATATCCAAAAGGGAGTAGTTGAGCAAATTGTCAAGGAAATGCTTTCTGCTGGCATTATTCAGCACAGTCATAGCCCTTTTGTCTCTCCCATTCTCCTAGTTAAAAAGAAAGATAActcttggagattttgtgttgattacaGAAAGCTCAATAGAATCACAATCAAAGACAGGTTCCCCATACCTATTGTAGATGAATTACTAGATGAATTAAAATGGTTCATGTTCTTATCAAAGATTGATTTACGTGCTGGCTATCATCAGATCTTGGTGTACCCTGCCGACATCCACAAAACTGCCTTTTGAACTCACCATGGACACTATGAGTTTAAggtcatgccatttggtcttACAAATGCACCAGCTACCTTCCAAGCCCTTATGAATGATATTTTTGGTCcttatttgaggaagtttgtcgTAGTCTTTTTTTATGACATTCTTATCTACAACACTTCCATGGAAGAACACTTGGAGCATTTAAGAATAGTCTTTTCTCTACTCAGACATCACCAGCTTTTTGCAAAGATGTCTAAGTGC comes from Papaver somniferum cultivar HN1 chromosome 7, ASM357369v1, whole genome shotgun sequence and encodes:
- the LOC113294465 gene encoding uncharacterized protein LOC113294465 codes for the protein MGASDPKTVKDLFEIIQRDRQIIDEKFSTLSIESKATTETCKETAESVKTLTTQLAALLRSSPPPSGSGVQDPINHGGDSFHQNNPVFGTFLPNASTQHLNRAPKLDFPRLDGDNPRGWIQKCDRYFFLHNIEEQRKVDIAAIHLDGKVDKWFLNFQVGRHRILWYDFAHSICSRFENPVDENFVGSFNKLMQLNYVKEYFDQFEALKALMLAHNPSLDERYFILSFISGLKEEIRNSVYMFNPQSLSHAFSLARMEEQKHQSLPKFNKPSYTSFSSSRPYSSPNFPPKPIITNANFSKSAPTTPKSYSPTNTKPSSSSPILRRLTPEQMRLRRDKDTETDEEVFEEAVESPMESDMDISLHALTGNTNGDIIRIPGFLERHYISILVDTGSTTSFIDCALAAKLNCKVEYIAHMLVTVANGEKTVSTCTCPQLSWTTQGSRFTEDFRLLPLGGCDMVLGDDWLRKLGDVLFYVSTSTPTPSSPPPLLPLLNEFQDIFAEPTSLPPHRALYHSIPLKPDSQPPNLRPYRCPYIQKGVVEQIVKEMLSAGIIQHSHSPFVSPILLVKKKDNSWRFCVDYRKLNRITIKDRFPIPIVDELLDELKWFMFLSKIDLRAGYHQILVYPADIHKTAF